GTTCTGCCTCTTGAGAGCTTGACACTGAGGCGTATTTACCACCATATCTTGCTCTGGCACCAGTTGATATTCTTGGAATATCAATTTGACTAGTAATTGTTCCTAAATTAGCATAGTcgaaatattcaatatttcccAAACTTTCCATTTCATTTTGTTTCTGTGCCAATGTTGCAGGTCTTGGACGTAAGCCATTAAAGTAAAGTTCAGCCGCATCTGAGCAGAATTTCTCTCTTATTAGTCCATCTTTTGCAATTTTTAAACCTATCTTGGTAGAAATACCCTTATTTCTCATGTCAAGAAGAGCCTCACAATATTTATCTGCAAGTTCAAGCTCAGACAATGAAGgagtaaaaatatttccCGCAAATGGATTTACTGGAAGCACTCCATACACTCTCTTAAGACCCATTTCAGAAGAATCGTACTCAACTTGTTGTTTTAAAGCAAACCATTGCCCGCTCCTAAGCCTTATGTAAAAGTTATCTTTTTTCTGTTCaggattattttttatttcatttaacTCTTCCACAAAAAGTGGGTTAAACTCATCTTCATTATATCCTCCGTTAATAATGCTCTCCAGTGACTCAACAAATTCTGCGCAAATACAGTAATCAAGAATTactaaatataatataagGGTTATTATGATCTGAAATTTATAACTCATAATAAAATAGTGGCTGAATTCTATAAGGAGAATAATGTGACCATAATATATTATGGTaaaactttaatatataaactGCAACTAGATCAAAATACTTTAAGTCACTTTTtatcttattttcttctttaaccaatttattaaattatgcATGCTTAGCTTTGATGTCAACATTAATAAAGCGGCACTAAGGTGGCGGTTCAAAAATTTAGATTTAATggtattaatataattttagatttaaataaataaatgtGAAATGAACAGCAAGAGGCTATTTAGTAAAAGAATGCCAAATAAAATAGATGGGTCTATTGCTTTATGTTTTCTTGcatttatcatttttttcgTTGTAAAGGTTGGAGGTACAAATAATGAGAATTTATCGCCTAATATACACTCAGGGGACAGAATGTTGTGGGGTATTATCAAGAGCGAGCTTGTAACAAATAGTTGGTTGAACTTGAGTAAAATACCAACAGAGATCACTGAAAGTGACATGGGTATTTCAATTGGGgtgataaatatttgtagCTCAAATAAGATCAAGATTAAGAAACAATTATCTTTCAAATGTATAAACAAGCTTCGAACATTATTGGATTAcacaaataaaaaagataagGGGTACTCAATTAGAGTCAGGAAAGGAGTGAGCTTTAATGAAGCTCTGGCAAGACTTTGCCTAGATGCTAcaaacaaatatttgaataattcaagTAAGATTTGTAAAGATAAAGAAACTAACAGAACTTCAACTAAAGGCAAAAAATTGACtagagaaagaaaaacCAACGAAAAAAAGATATCTATTGATGGGCTTACTAGAATTACAGAAAAGTTAGAATCTAGTGAGCTACTAAAGAAggataatttattaaagctAATTCAATCTGTATTATTTGACTACGAATCATCTTTAACTCCAAGCCGACAACTAATCAGCCAAATAAGGAAGCCAAAACAGAGCCAAGTATCTAGATTGATAGTAAATAGAGATTTAAAAGGCTTGGCAATTTTACTTTCAAATGAAAAGCAAGAAGACGCATTATCGTTTATTAATGTGTTGATCAACGGAGATAAATCGGAAGAAACTGATAATTTGACatttgaagatattgaaaataaaataaattcaaaacaCAATTTGTCCAAAATTACTAATAAGTATAAGCCATTTGGTTTTATGCCAATACCTGAAGATGAATGGGGTGCGGTAGTAAGCTGGATTCAGGAAAACACTAATAAAATACAAAGACCAAGAGGTTGGATGATAAAGAAAACGTATGGGAAAAAGGCTTTAAGGCTTCCAGAGAACTTTGTAGCAAGCAAAGGAGTTGAAACTGTTTTCATTGATAACTGTTTTAAAAGTTTAAGAAATATGGCTTATACAGTTTTTACTGCTCCAAATGGGgacaaatattataaatataataaagaaaatgactATGGATTAATGATTGAAGGGGAAAGTCAAAATGAGAGGATTTTAAACATTAAAAATGCATGTAAAGAGATTTTTGAAAGGTATTACGAATATTTAGGAATTAAAACACAAAAGGAGGAGTATAGGTTTAAGATTCATGGTAAGCTAAATTTCTTATTACCCTTAAAACACGACCGtctatttttaaataagcTGCTAAAATCCTTTTATAAGTCAATAAATGATAGGGAAAAGGAATGGCACGCAGTGGTAAATGAGGCAAGAATTTCTCCACTTGTGAGTTCTAAGGATCTCACCGAGGAAATCGTTCCATATACTTTTATTGATGAGAGAATAAAGAGAGAAtcaaatttagaaaaaaaggaaagCCTACTCTCAGATGTTTGCTTTAAAACTATAAATACtttaagaaaagaaaggagCCAAGGATCTTCTGATATAcctttatataatattgaaattggaTCTGAAAATGAAGTCAGTATTGCGAAGTTTTGCAAAGGTCTATTTGAAAGGTTTATCTTGAGGCACATAGAGTggttgaaaataataattaaaagtatCGAAAGcgataatattaaattagttGACATTAATGATCCATACTTAGAAATTCCAGAAGTATTTCTATTTCCTGAAGATGCAAGGTTAAAAGAAAACTGTATTACTAGTTTAATTGTAgtctttgaaaaaaatttacaGGCAATTGAGAATGGATACCCTGTTAAAGTTTACCCTCAAATAGATTATCTTGGAGATCCAAGCGATATGATTGAGAATATAACATTATTTTGTGAGTCTTTATCAGGTAAAGTCAGTCCAAAGACGCATAGAAGCAAAATTCCTGTAAAAGACGAACAAGAAACCATTAAAATAATGAGTTCTGAACCAGAATTGATTAAATTAGTCCGAAAAAATATAGAGAGTAATTTATTGTTGAGCTTTGAAACTAAAATGGAGACTAGAATTGACAAAATTACACAAAATGTTTCCAATTCTAATACATTTAGACTCGAGAACTGGAAGTCacattttgaagaaatttcaTCCTTAGATTCTCATGTTGAATCCatgattaatatatttaaggCTCAATTCAgtgaatttattgattatGAAGGGTTGtgtgaaaaaaaaattagacGATATATAGCccatattaattcaaaagaagaTGAGGTGAGCGATATAAGTTGGCTTGAAGGTTATCTAATGGAGACTGATAGACTTAAGGGTGACTGGGCAACTGAATTGCAGTCCATAGAGAACTTACACAAAAGTATGTTGGCAGCAGAGGGTGAATTAGAAAGATATGTAAATACAATAAGAAGCGTAGTATATGGGGATGAGAAGCAAAAAGAGCTTCCTCAAGTACGAAAGATGCTGAATGGGTGGCAAAAGGAACTAagtaataaagaaagagtTTACATTAAACATAAAATAGATAGCTTATTATCAAAGCAAAAGCACGAgtataatattgaaagttTGAGATATGAACAGTTAGAGAGAAGAAAGGTGTTTAGAgacaatttaaaaaaatcttttctGGATCAAGATCAAAATAAACCTCTTTTCTTTGATATGGAGAACTGTTTTAAGcaagatgatgaagatttaGTTCCAATTTACCCTGAAAAAGAGACAAAAGAGGAGGAGAAAATAAGGAATGACAGGATTGCAAGCATAGAAACTGTGCTAAATGAATTCAAGAATAGATTTGCACTAATAAATAGTAGTTTGAACGCGCAACTTGGTGGGCTAGAAAGCTTTCTAACTAAAGCACGGAAAGATTTTCAAACAGCTTGGACAGAGAGCTTTAACACTGCGCTTGCGTTACAACTACAATTAAGGACCAGAGCATTGGTAGAAGAGTATGTAAGAGCTTCGGAGCGttatttattgattaaAAGAGTTAAAGCTGATTATGAGTATAGAAAAAGTATTGTAAGTGAGTTCCAAGCAGATCCAAGTTTTGAAGTTATGTTAAATAGAGCATCTGAAATGATTGAAAGGGCAGATGAAGAAGAGGcagaattagaaaaagaGCTTTCAAGTTTGCATGAGCAGAAGGATAAATTACATTTATTGGTAGAAGAAGATATGCAGACAATATATTCCCAAAGATTAAAAACAATTAGAGATTCAAAGGAGTTGATAAGGGCAAAAATTGATCATGAGAAGAAACTATTAATGCAAGAGGAAAAGGTGTTTGAAGATCAACTAAAAAGAGATTTAGAGTATTATAATATCAGAGAAGTTTCGGAAGCAGCAATATACAGAGcagataaattaaaaatgttATATGATGCAACGAATTGGTTGTTAAACTTTAATGAAAAGTTAACTATTTCTTCTGAAACTCAATTTAGAGAagatttagaaaaattagATTATGTTATACCACTCAAAAAACTTACAAATTCAAGAAGTGAAAATGATGAGagatttaattttgacTCTTTAAAAGCTAATTTAAGAAGACATAAATATACTCACAATGAAGGGTTCGATCCAAACGATATAGAAGATCAGCAGGAACTAAAAAAGGAGGCAGGACCATTTTATAATGATGACCAGACTCAAGGACAAATTCCAGTAGCAGCTCAAACCCTTCTTAGAATGTTTAAGGAAAAGCTTGTAATCAGGTTAAATGAcattgatgaaattaatcaGCAAATATTGCAGCTTAACTTAAATGTTGTAGGATCTTTTCAGTATTATGATTATAACAGAGAAAGGGCATACAAGTCTTTTagagaattaaaatattctaaGGGTGCATCTAATTTGTTTGCGATAATTTTATCTCACTTTGAATGGGAGCATATCCAGTTAAGATGGAGAGTACTAGACCTCGCCAAAcatattttaaatgaaaaagaaaacaaacTAAATGAAATTTCAGAGCTAAGATCTTCCcttgataataaaatgaGAGAATTTGAAGCTATACCTCTTTCCAGAAAACTAGTTCCAATTGGTACTTCTGTCGATATGATGACTAATGAAATATCAGGCTCGAGAAAAAACGAAGAAGATTCACTTGAATTATTGCCAAGTAGTATTCCAAGCTATTTACTCTCAGACGAAGATTTTAGTCAAGTAAGAAGTTATGATTTAGGCGCAAAGAAGATCATTTTGAATAGGATATTATTTATGTTAAGTGCAAATGAAAGCAGGTATGTAGAGTTATTAAAAGACACAATAactgaaattaataataaaaaaaagacaGCTGAACTTGAGATACAAACAATTCGATCGGACTTAGATGAATTTCGGAAAACCATTGGATATAAAATGCTTTCGAAGGAGGATAGAGATCTAGAGGAAGAAAAgttcaagaaaaaaataactaaaATTACAGAATCAAAGAATTTAGTACCTTTATTAGCAAAGAGAGAGATATTAATTCGTAAATCAGAAAAGATAGATTCTTTTAGGGATAAGGTTCAACATCTATTTCAAGATCCAAGCTTCACAGCCGAGCAGGCTAGAGCTCTTGAAAACGCCATAAATGAGTTCTTTGGAACTAAATCAGCTCAGTTTGATGAGATAACTCCAAGAATCAAACTTGCAGAagaaatcaataaattaCAGTTTgctgaagaagaaattgcAGAGTTAGAAAAGTCaatgaataatatgaaaaaaCAGGAAAATTATGCTAAGTTACACGGtcttaaaataaaaagtgttgaaataaaagagaatatttcaagattgaatgaaaaaattagtgcattaaatgaatttataCAAGAATTCCAAGATAAGCATTTTAGCAAGGTTTTCGAGGTTAATTAGAGAAATGATGGCTTTGTGCTGTACGAAATGCATAATTTAccttctttattaaatatctAACAATTGAGtagttaataattatttttctaattaCTATACTTATTAAATAGGTTAGCATGTATTACTTACCATATATAAGTCTGAAATATTTTCGTCTTTATTTGGTTCTAAGCTACTGTTGATATATAAATACtgataattgaattaaataatttcaaataaattaagaaataaagaacATACTATGTCTTCTTCTGTCCTTATATCATCTTTCAgcaaatttataatatcagaaattgtattatttccattaataGTCCATGAACTTTTACTCAATATTGGAGTTTTCCCTATGGGCctaaaatcaataattacTTTACTGGGATAAATACATTTTCAGTTAAAAAAACTAAAGATACCTTTTTCTTCACGCTTTTCAAGTAATTTCTTCGCAATTAAGTCTAattgattcatttttaaatcattcTTGAACTATATTATACAATTACCGCTTTTGGTTAAATTTCTGCAGTGGTATagttatatttaaaaaaaccTTCAGAAGGTAAAATGAGCAATAAAAAGCTCCAAAATCCTCTTTCAACAATACGCACAAAAACATTACTATTGAGCCTTAGGATAATTCAGCACTTTGAGTTCGAGAAAGCTTGATAGCCATATCTTTGCACACATCACTGGCCATATTAAATAGGGGTTAGTTAATAACCACACAAAAAAGCAGACTTCCTAATCTAAATGTGAAAGTgttaaattagaaaaaaaagtttgtTAATTAAATCTATTAAAAATCTTAAGTCAAAAGGCTATAACAGCAAAAATTATAAACTATCTGTTGTTACCCTCGCTACTCTATTCGGTACTGGAACTTCTCTCCGCAgcatcatcatcttcatcttctgTGTCAGTAGAAAGCTGATTATCATCAAGTTGATTCATTATGTGCTGGAATAATGTTGGCTCATTGTCTAAGGCTTCATCTTCTGGATGAACATATATCTGTCTTATGCCTTCTTTAATAGTTTTGGCAACAAAACTTACGTTAACCACCTGATCAAGCCCTTCATAGGAATCATTAATAAGATGAAGAGAAATATCTATGCTTCCTGGAGTTTCAATAAGGAACTGAATCTTTACATCTACTATCTTTTCGTTAGAAGAACAACGCGTATATCCGATGATTTGGGGATTGGATCCTTTTGTTACTGCAAATATCCACCACTCTTCATACTTTGTTGTTGGGAAATAAGGAGAATGGACTGGCCCACAAGCctcattttctttcaagTTTGCACGGTCAATATTAATCTCGATGGTACCGAGATCTCCAACGACAATATCCTGTTCATCGTCCACGATAACTTTTGAATCAACTCTAATGGGAGAAATTAAGTTACAAAATGCTTCAATATCCAACTTTTGAGACTCATTAAACTCAGCCAAACCTTTTCGATTAGCAGGATCTTGTTTAATAAACTCAACCAAGTTCCTTACTGCTGTTTTACCTTTTTTAATATGTTGGACTTCATTTTCTGTAATGTATGGAATCTGCAAAAATGACGCGTTGGGCCCTCCGTCAAGAGCGTGAATTAAAGATCTTCTAAAGGCTAAGATTGAAGTTGATGTATGGAAGAAATTGCGGCTAATAGAAATTTCCAGCATAGATGATGTTAGAGAAATTGATTTTGCTAGAATATCTTCCAATACTTTTTTAAGAGAAGGAGTTAGCTCAGAGTGTTTTCTATATAAGTGTGCGAGGATAAGATAATAAGCTGTGAAGAAACTTGGGGAATTATTGTTGAAAgatctttttttgaattctgGGAGAATGTTTGCAAGATGAGAAATCACTTTATCATCTTCTGAAGTGTTCTTTTTCAAGGAGCGGAATTCAGTGCTAAGAGCGAGTATTTCTGGCAAAGCTTTGAAACGTGTAGAGTCCGATATAGCTGCTGAATAAAAGTACAGAGTTGTTAGATATACACCATTTGATGCATACTTCTTCTGCCTCCTGTAGTAAATAATGAACGCCAAAGGAATCACAAATAGAATTATCAGTGAAAGGAAGCAAAGAATGAACAGTTGATATTTCTTCGAGACGAGAAAGCTTGGAAGGCCAATTCCAACCTTCATGCTTGTTGGGCCATCAGGATTACCGTATTTCTCATAGTTGCTTCTTGCAACTTCATCAGTAAGAGCTTGATAAGCCTTGGCAATTAACATAAATTTTGCTGCAGCAGTTGGATCATTTGGGTTTTTATCTGGATGGTATTTGAGTGACATCAATCTATATGCTTTTTTAATACTCATCGTATTTGATGATGGAgttatttctaaaatttcATATGGATTAAACTGAGCAATTTGACGATTTTCTGAATATTTAGATAGCATATAATAAGTTAGTGACCACATTATACCTAGCAATGCAACTTGCAAAATCATTTTAAGCGAGAAGCGATTAGAAAATGAACGGTGCTTCCTACGAATGTTTTCCACATTACTTACACAGCCTGAGCATTTacaatattgaatttggGATCCACTCGGAGTAGACTTTGGAAATTCctttttattaaacttTCTCGTTGGACAAAGGACTTTAGAAAGTACATTATAAGTccaaaaaatcaaaatgcAAATTACAATTGTGccaaaaaagaagaagaatgCGGTATCGTCATAAAGAGAATCACTCTTCTCTTCTTTTGTAAAAGTATCCCTAAACTGagacatttttttttcttcaataactCAAACTCTGATTCTTTAGCTATACTATGGTCTTTACATCAATAAAACTATCTGAATTGTTATGTATAACTCATATACACACTATTATGCTCCTTTCGTAGTAGATAATATtcactaatattattaatatttacaagaaaaataatGCAGTTTTttacattaattttttgagATTACCCCGTCGCTTTTAAGAATCTATGGGGAGTTGTGAGGGGCTAttgaattttgattttttcttaaattgACAAATTTTAACAGAATAAATTAGGATTTGCGGAGAAATTAATCGGCTAAAAATCAATGCAATTTTGTTAAATGAATGAGAGATCTTGAATGAAACTGGTTACTTTGGTCAAAATCTTTGCATTAATCCTTCTTCAAAACTGTATCCCATCCAATGCTGAAGGAGGAGATGAAGGTATTGCATCTAGATTTCCAATACTTGGTGCCCTGTTTAGTGCGGCAAGTAAAGCTTTCGACAAGGTGACCCCTGATGAGTGCTATCAGCTTAACAAAAGGGGCCTAACAGGCGGATCTATTGGTCTTATTCTCGCAGCTTTACCTTATAAACCAAACTATCCAATAATGATTTTTAAGGATGGCTGGCAACAACCAGATTATCTAATTTCAGCGTTCTTGATTGAAATGTGGCATCGCTTTCGAGCTGCTGAATCATTGTTTGACCCAACTCGTTATAAGGAAGCAAGCAAATTACTTGGAGCCCAAGCATTTTGGGGTAGCAACGAAAAACAAATCTCAGAGGGCCCTCCTCAATGGGATACATGGTGGTCTGAACTTGGTGGTTTCTTCACTGGTGTAGGTGAGTTGAtggaaattttgaataaggGAACAATTCCGCTTTTTGTTTCTACAAGAGGCTTACAATACAATACGAGATTTTTGCTTTCTACATTGAATTTGTATGCAAAGGAAAAGCTAGAAACAATTGAGTACTTAAGGGGAGGAACTTCAAAGGACGGAAAGTCATTTTCTTGTAAAGCCTGTGGTTCTTCAACTTTGCTGGGAAGCCTTCCTTCACACTTGGGAATATTTACAGATGTGGAAGGTTCCCAATCTTACTCAGCTCTAAATCACTTGAAGCTTCTATACGAAAGgcttgaaaataatgaaaatcatcaatatgaagatgaagacTACGTAGAATCTCCTTCTGTGGATGAATGGGGTTGGGACTCGGAGCATTCCTATGTCGGAGCATTTATCATTTATGTACGTAAACTACAACAAAAATACCATCATACCTATAACAGTGCAAGCAGGAGCGGTAGGATAATGTGCGGAGTTCATGTTCATGACATCACACAATGTTTAAAGAACACTTTCAAATACggaaaaaaagtattaaatgTTCCGTTAACTTCAGATTCGAAAACAACAGAACAAGGAGTTTTGACAGAGTTCCATCCCCCATGGTTTGGGGATGATAGAATGTGGAGGGAAGACCCGAGGGGCCAGATTACAAGAATTTTGCAATTTCTAGACGATGAGGATTTAAATACTACAAGGTGGGATACATTGGATTACGTTGTAGCTGCAGCATTCCAATATCTTAGAATTAGGAGACATTTATATCAGGTTTGGTCTGGCGGATGGTTGCGAAAACAAACATCTCCCAATTTTATCAAACGACTATTAAAAGCTATTCTGAGAATTTTCAGGCTTGGAGGAAAAGTCCCTGTAATTTAGTATAATTACT
This Cryptosporidium parvum Iowa II chromosome 7, whole genome shotgun sequence DNA region includes the following protein-coding sequences:
- a CDS encoding DNAJ domain protein sec63 ortholog, 4 transmembrane domains, producing MSQFRDTFTKEEKSDSLYDDTAFFFFFGTIVICILIFWTYNVLSKVLCPTRKFNKKEFPKSTPSGSQIQYCKCSGCVSNVENIRRKHRSFSNRFSLKMILQVALLGIMWSLTYYMLSKYSENRQIAQFNPYEILEITPSSNTMSIKKAYRLMSLKYHPDKNPNDPTAAAKFMLIAKAYQALTDEVARSNYEKYGNPDGPTSMKVGIGLPSFLVSKKYQLFILCFLSLIILFVIPLAFIIYYRRQKKYASNGVYLTTLYFYSAAISDSTRFKALPEILALSTEFRSLKKNTSEDDKVISHLANILPEFKKRSFNNNSPSFFTAYYLILAHLYRKHSELTPSLKKVLEDILAKSISLTSSMLEISISRNFFHTSTSILAFRRSLIHALDGGPNASFLQIPYITENEVQHIKKGKTAVRNLVEFIKQDPANRKGLAEFNESQKLDIEAFCNLISPIRVDSKVIVDDEQDIVVGDLGTIEINIDRANLKENEACGPVHSPYFPTTKYEEWWIFAVTKGSNPQIIGYTRCSSNEKIVDVKIQFLIETPGSIDISLHLINDSYEGLDQVVNVSFVAKTIKEGIRQIYVHPEDEALDNEPTLFQHIMNQLDDNQLSTDTEDEDDDAAERSSSTE
- a CDS encoding hypothetical protein (cryptosporidium family of large secreted proteins (CpLSP) signal peptide, secreted, gene within locus of secreted protein genes); protein product: MNSKRLFSKRMPNKIDGSIALCFLAFIIFFVVKVGGTNNENLSPNIHSGDRMLWGIIKSELVTNSWLNLSKIPTEITESDMGISIGVINICSSNKIKIKKQLSFKCINKLRTLLDYTNKKDKGYSIRVRKGVSFNEALARLCLDATNKYLNNSSKICKDKETNRTSTKGKKLTRERKTNEKKISIDGLTRITEKLESSELLKKDNLLKLIQSVLFDYESSLTPSRQLISQIRKPKQSQVSRLIVNRDLKGLAILLSNEKQEDALSFINVLINGDKSEETDNLTFEDIENKINSKHNLSKITNKYKPFGFMPIPEDEWGAVVSWIQENTNKIQRPRGWMIKKTYGKKALRLPENFVASKGVETVFIDNCFKSLRNMAYTVFTAPNGDKYYKYNKENDYGLMIEGESQNERILNIKNACKEIFERYYEYLGIKTQKEEYRFKIHGKLNFLLPLKHDRLFLNKLLKSFYKSINDREKEWHAVVNEARISPLVSSKDLTEEIVPYTFIDERIKRESNLEKKESLLSDVCFKTINTLRKERSQGSSDIPLYNIEIGSENEVSIAKFCKGLFERFILRHIEWLKIIIKSIESDNIKLVDINDPYLEIPEVFLFPEDARLKENCITSLIVVFEKNLQAIENGYPVKVYPQIDYLGDPSDMIENITLFCESLSGKVSPKTHRSKIPVKDEQETIKIMSSEPELIKLVRKNIESNLLLSFETKMETRIDKITQNVSNSNTFRLENWKSHFEEISSLDSHVESMINIFKAQFSEFIDYEGLCEKKIRRYIAHINSKEDEVSDISWLEGYLMETDRLKGDWATELQSIENLHKSMLAAEGELERYVNTIRSVVYGDEKQKELPQVRKMLNGWQKELSNKERVYIKHKIDSLLSKQKHEYNIESLRYEQLERRKVFRDNLKKSFLDQDQNKPLFFDMENCFKQDDEDLVPIYPEKETKEEEKIRNDRIASIETVLNEFKNRFALINSSLNAQLGGLESFLTKARKDFQTAWTESFNTALALQLQLRTRALVEEYVRASERYLLIKRVKADYEYRKSIVSEFQADPSFEVMLNRASEMIERADEEEAELEKELSSLHEQKDKLHLLVEEDMQTIYSQRLKTIRDSKELIRAKIDHEKKLLMQEEKVFEDQLKRDLEYYNIREVSEAAIYRADKLKMLYDATNWLLNFNEKLTISSETQFREDLEKLDYVIPLKKLTNSRSENDERFNFDSLKANLRRHKYTHNEGFDPNDIEDQQELKKEAGPFYNDDQTQGQIPVAAQTLLRMFKEKLVIRLNDIDEINQQILQLNLNVVGSFQYYDYNRERAYKSFRELKYSKGASNLFAIILSHFEWEHIQLRWRVLDLAKHILNEKENKLNEISELRSSLDNKMREFEAIPLSRKLVPIGTSVDMMTNEISGSRKNEEDSLELLPSSIPSYLLSDEDFSQVRSYDLGAKKIILNRILFMLSANESRYVELLKDTITEINNKKKTAELEIQTIRSDLDEFRKTIGYKMLSKEDRDLEEEKFKKKITKITESKNLVPLLAKREILIRKSEKIDSFRDKVQHLFQDPSFTAEQARALENAINEFFGTKSAQFDEITPRIKLAEEINKLQFAEEEIAELEKSMNNMKKQENYAKLHGLKIKSVEIKENISRLNEKISALNEFIQEFQDKHFSKVFEVN